In Parcubacteria group bacterium, the following are encoded in one genomic region:
- a CDS encoding nucleoside monophosphate kinase, which translates to MVTCYRSGPIERDPAAAFHGKNKVDDVLRELDIKIIGDTFEILKSCGQPQDVYGPKMKKLRDQGSFYDYCKEESLLVKSLKSAREADFVISRPAPESTGGTTSETVMTCMRGVPKLVIIGPHCEGILDNDSTFMIRMLTDWYSLVFNSEKDVIDFIRKHIRAFKEGRDSIRWLFKRIKTINPYVNDRQKPLWDDNFEGKTVIIQGRPGAGKDTQGRLLQDLCGFKFFGSGFELRRLSSKFPVMGESLGKGNLAPEIVINYLMTSSLIRLEKFEPIVFTGTPKKIGEAKGLVEILDLLKRKPKIIVIDIDDKLAHERILLRRNCNSCDMSFCSKELVERPICPNCGDRLTARAENMSDEAISKIFKWYKTDVEAVIRFFEKLGLAYHVDGHRNKEEIFNDILEILKS; encoded by the coding sequence ATGGTAACCTGTTATCGTTCCGGCCCGATTGAGCGCGATCCGGCAGCGGCTTTTCACGGTAAAAATAAGGTGGACGATGTTTTGCGCGAATTGGATATAAAAATTATCGGCGATACTTTTGAGATTTTAAAATCCTGCGGCCAGCCGCAGGACGTTTACGGGCCAAAAATGAAAAAACTTCGCGATCAAGGCAGTTTTTACGATTACTGTAAAGAAGAGTCGCTTTTGGTTAAGAGTTTAAAAAGCGCCAGGGAAGCTGATTTTGTAATTTCAAGGCCGGCACCAGAATCAACTGGCGGCACTACAAGCGAAACCGTAATGACATGTATGCGAGGAGTTCCCAAACTCGTTATTATAGGGCCGCACTGCGAAGGAATTTTAGATAATGACTCCACTTTCATGATACGAATGCTTACCGATTGGTACAGTTTGGTTTTTAACTCCGAGAAAGATGTTATAGATTTTATCAGAAAACACATTCGGGCTTTCAAAGAAGGTCGCGATAGCATTAGGTGGCTTTTTAAGCGTATTAAAACTATTAACCCATATGTTAATGACCGTCAAAAACCGCTTTGGGATGATAATTTTGAAGGCAAAACCGTTATTATTCAAGGTCGGCCCGGAGCCGGAAAAGACACTCAGGGGCGCTTACTTCAGGACTTATGCGGATTCAAATTCTTTGGAAGCGGTTTTGAACTAAGGCGCCTTTCGTCAAAATTTCCGGTTATGGGCGAAAGTCTGGGTAAGGGGAATCTGGCCCCCGAAATCGTTATAAATTACTTGATGACCTCAAGCTTGATAAGACTGGAAAAATTTGAACCGATAGTTTTTACGGGCACGCCTAAAAAAATAGGAGAGGCTAAAGGACTTGTAGAGATTCTTGATCTTTTAAAGCGCAAGCCGAAGATCATCGTAATTGACATTGACGATAAATTGGCGCATGAACGGATCCTTCTCCGTCGCAACTGCAATAGTTGCGATATGTCATTTTGCAGTAAGGAACTAGTTGAACGGCCAATTTGTCCGAACTGCGGAGACCGGCTTACGGCTCGCGCGGAGAATATGAGCGATGAAGCGATTAGTAAAATTTTTAAGTGGTATAAAACAGATGTTGAAGCGGTCATTAGATTTTTTGAAAAACTGGGTCTTGCCTACCATGTTGATGGCCACCGGAATAAAGAAGAAATTTTTAATGATATTCTGGAAATTTTGAAAAGTTAA
- the gatB gene encoding Asp-tRNA(Asn)/Glu-tRNA(Gln) amidotransferase subunit GatB: MAQYESVIGLEIHAELKTKTKMFCASKNDPDEKHPNINICPICTGQPGTLPVINKEAVNHVIRVGLALESKISEITKWDRKNYFYPDLPKGYQISQYDEPICLLGKLKIPGFDKEIKITRVHLEEDTGRLIHFSHVGHSLVDFNRAGVPLMELVTEPDLRSGEEASVFARELQLILRYLGVSDANMEKGQLRVEANISLRPEIPNPKSQIQNKLGTKVEVKNLNSFKAVRDAIDFEIKRQTEILKDGKKVVQETRGWSESKGETFSQRIKEESHDYRYFPEPDLPPLKIDFEMVDKFRSALPELPSDKRSRFSEAYGLTGSQIDILVADEKLAGFFENVISEFLNWDKEGPNPHFIENEKQELFSLSANYLLSDFLGLLNEASADIDDIRINPENFAEWVWLIHRHVITSRVAKDVLKEMWATGKDPSLIIKEKDLLQVQDAGELEKIAQKIIDENSEAVSDYKKGKIASLQFLVGQIMRETRGRADPEVTSGILKRILK, translated from the coding sequence ATGGCACAATATGAATCTGTTATAGGTTTAGAAATACACGCGGAGCTCAAAACTAAAACCAAGATGTTTTGCGCTTCAAAAAATGATCCGGATGAAAAACATCCTAATATTAATATTTGTCCGATTTGCACCGGCCAGCCAGGGACTCTTCCGGTTATAAATAAGGAAGCGGTAAACCATGTAATCAGAGTCGGATTAGCACTTGAAAGTAAAATTTCAGAAATTACCAAGTGGGACCGGAAAAATTATTTTTACCCCGACCTTCCAAAAGGGTATCAGATTTCCCAATACGATGAACCTATTTGTCTTCTAGGAAAATTGAAAATTCCCGGTTTTGATAAGGAAATAAAGATAACACGCGTACATCTTGAAGAAGATACCGGAAGACTTATTCACTTTAGCCATGTTGGCCATTCGCTTGTTGATTTTAACCGTGCCGGCGTGCCTTTGATGGAACTAGTCACCGAACCCGACTTGAGGTCAGGTGAAGAAGCAAGCGTTTTCGCACGGGAACTTCAGTTGATTTTAAGATATTTGGGAGTTTCCGATGCCAACATGGAAAAAGGACAACTACGAGTCGAAGCGAATATTTCGCTTCGACCGGAAATCCCAAATCCCAAATCTCAAATCCAAAACAAACTAGGAACCAAGGTAGAGGTTAAAAATTTGAATTCTTTTAAAGCCGTACGCGATGCCATTGATTTTGAAATAAAACGCCAAACCGAAATTCTTAAAGATGGGAAAAAAGTTGTTCAAGAAACTCGCGGCTGGAGTGAATCTAAAGGAGAAACTTTTTCCCAGCGGATCAAAGAAGAGTCCCACGACTACCGTTATTTTCCGGAGCCCGATTTACCGCCTTTAAAAATAGATTTTGAAATGGTTGATAAATTTAGGTCGGCTTTGCCGGAATTGCCTTCTGATAAACGCAGTCGTTTTAGTGAAGCATATGGCCTGACCGGCAGCCAAATAGATATTCTGGTTGCTGACGAAAAACTTGCCGGATTTTTTGAAAATGTTATAAGCGAATTTTTAAATTGGGATAAAGAGGGGCCCAATCCTCATTTCATAGAAAACGAGAAACAAGAACTTTTTAGTCTTTCGGCTAATTACCTTTTGAGCGACTTTCTGGGCCTGTTAAATGAAGCCTCGGCCGACATTGATGACATAAGAATTAATCCGGAAAATTTTGCCGAGTGGGTCTGGTTGATTCACAGGCATGTTATTACTTCGCGAGTTGCCAAAGATGTTTTGAAGGAAATGTGGGCTACGGGCAAAGATCCTTCATTAATTATTAAAGAGAAAGATTTGCTTCAAGTTCAGGATGCGGGCGAACTTGAAAAAATTGCGCAAAAAATTATTGATGAAAATTCAGAAGCGGTTTCCGATTATAAAAAAGGAAAAATTGCTTCATTACAATTTTTAGTCGGCCAAATAATGCGGGAAACAAGAGGAAGGGCCGATCCGGAAGTAACTTCGGGTATATTGAAAAGAATTTTAAAATAG
- the miaA gene encoding tRNA (adenosine(37)-N6)-dimethylallyltransferase MiaA, which translates to MYKLRKPKIIVVVGPTASGKSALAIKMARKFNGEIVSADSRQIYRGMDIGTAKPEVQKTSGISNFKFPRLRQGFGGQVISKQVPHHLIDIKNPDENYTVAEYKRDAIQVIDEIIKRKKLPILVGGTGLYIKALIDNLIIPEVAPDLKLRKKLEKESEKYGLKYLFEKLIKLDPEAAYIIDPNNPRRIIRALEIAIKTKKPFSAQRKSGNPPFDFIEIGIKWPKNILDRRINKRVDLMVKEGLVDEVKNLIKKYGKKQQSFDAIGYREIIDYLNPAIQLKGGVNKKIMLNETINLIKKNTRNYAKRQMTWFSAQSETSPLRGGKKDPAPEQMRYGAGKRIHWIKNQNEAERLIKNFLK; encoded by the coding sequence GTGTATAAGTTAAGAAAACCTAAAATAATCGTTGTTGTCGGGCCTACGGCGTCAGGAAAAAGTGCGCTAGCAATAAAGATGGCTCGAAAATTCAATGGCGAAATTGTGTCCGCCGACTCGCGGCAGATTTATCGCGGAATGGATATTGGAACGGCTAAACCCGAAGTTCAAAAAACTTCGGGAATTTCCAATTTCAAATTTCCCCGCCTGCGCCAAGGCTTCGGCGGGCAGGTAATTTCTAAACAAGTTCCTCATCATCTTATTGATATAAAAAATCCGGACGAAAATTATACGGTTGCGGAATATAAGCGCGACGCCATACAAGTGATAGATGAAATCATAAAAAGGAAAAAGCTCCCGATTCTTGTCGGCGGCACCGGGCTTTATATTAAAGCGTTAATAGATAATCTAATTATTCCGGAGGTCGCGCCTGATCTAAAATTGAGAAAGAAACTGGAAAAAGAAAGTGAAAAATACGGACTAAAATATCTTTTTGAGAAACTCATAAAATTAGACCCCGAAGCCGCGTACATTATTGACCCAAATAACCCTCGAAGAATCATCAGAGCTTTAGAAATTGCAATTAAAACTAAAAAACCATTTTCCGCCCAGCGCAAATCAGGAAACCCGCCCTTTGATTTCATTGAAATAGGAATTAAATGGCCAAAAAATATTTTAGACAGACGAATAAATAAAAGGGTTGATTTGATGGTAAAAGAAGGGCTCGTTGACGAAGTTAAAAATTTAATTAAAAAATACGGCAAAAAGCAACAAAGTTTTGACGCTATTGGTTACCGTGAAATTATAGATTATTTAAACCCCGCCATTCAGCTGAAAGGCGGGGTAAATAAAAAAATCATGCTTAATGAGACGATAAACTTAATCAAAAAAAATACAAGAAACTACGCCAAACGGCAAATGACCTGGTTTTCCGCCCAAAGCGAGACCTCGCCCCTCCGGGGCGGGAAAAAAGACCCCGCACCAGAACAAATGCGGTACGGGGCAGGCAAAAGAATTCATTGGATTAAAAATCAAAATGAAGCGGAAAGGTTGATTAAAAATTTCTTAAAATAA
- a CDS encoding DUF2384 domain-containing protein: protein MMTVREQRRIRVIEAMGNMISVENREKFFRSPHPLFDNRYPESMLDSEEETQLLIKNLLAAESGGFV from the coding sequence ATGATGACAGTCAGGGAGCAGCGCAGAATCCGTGTTATTGAAGCAATGGGTAATATGATTAGTGTTGAGAACCGTGAGAAATTTTTCCGGTCTCCTCATCCTCTTTTTGACAACCGTTATCCTGAAAGTATGCTTGATTCTGAAGAAGAAACGCAACTTCTTATTAAAAATCTTCTCGCGGCAGAGTCGGGCGGATTTGTCTAA
- the thrS gene encoding threonine--tRNA ligase, which translates to MEKETKKLLSHQELGTQLDLYSFHEIAPGAVFWHPKGMVIFRELEKIIREALDKANYQEISTPIMIRKDLFEKSGHFKFYKDLMFTLKVDDQTFVLKPMNCPESAIIYASKIKSWRDLPLRFSEIGRLHRKELSGVLNGLFRVRQITMDDAHIYVRQNQMIDEIDNLIKLINNFYKIFGFKTGYYLATRPDKAMGDKKLWDKAEDALAQALKKNKIKYELQPKEGAFYGPKIEVHVNDSLGRAWQLGTIQIDFNMAEKFNLSFVNQEGKKEKPVVIHRAVFGSFERFIGILVENYQGAFPTWLSPVQVKVLNLTERNEKYAEKIFNDLKTVGIRVELNNDNETIGKKIREAELEKIPYILIVGDKEEKSDTVAVRERGKGNLGAQNLEKFKEKILSEIKKSILL; encoded by the coding sequence ATGGAAAAAGAAACAAAAAAATTGTTAAGTCATCAAGAACTGGGCACTCAATTGGATTTGTACTCCTTCCACGAAATCGCGCCGGGCGCGGTATTTTGGCATCCCAAGGGAATGGTAATTTTTAGGGAGCTTGAAAAAATCATTCGCGAGGCGCTTGATAAAGCCAACTATCAGGAAATTTCCACTCCGATTATGATCCGAAAAGATTTATTTGAAAAGTCGGGTCATTTTAAGTTTTACAAAGACTTAATGTTTACGCTGAAAGTTGATGACCAGACCTTTGTCTTAAAACCAATGAACTGCCCGGAAAGCGCCATTATTTATGCTTCAAAAATAAAAAGTTGGCGCGATTTGCCGCTACGATTTTCCGAAATCGGCCGGCTCCATCGAAAAGAGCTTTCCGGGGTATTAAACGGCTTATTCAGGGTAAGGCAAATAACAATGGATGATGCCCATATTTACGTAAGGCAAAATCAAATGATTGATGAGATAGATAATTTAATTAAACTGATAAATAATTTTTACAAAATTTTCGGATTTAAAACCGGTTATTACCTCGCCACCCGCCCCGATAAAGCAATGGGTGATAAAAAATTATGGGATAAAGCTGAAGATGCGCTGGCACAGGCCTTAAAGAAAAATAAAATAAAATACGAACTCCAGCCGAAAGAAGGCGCCTTTTACGGACCTAAAATTGAGGTGCATGTTAATGATTCGCTTGGTCGCGCGTGGCAACTCGGCACCATTCAGATTGATTTTAACATGGCAGAAAAATTTAATTTAAGTTTCGTAAATCAAGAAGGAAAGAAAGAAAAACCTGTAGTGATACATCGCGCCGTTTTCGGTTCGTTTGAGAGATTTATCGGAATTTTAGTTGAGAATTATCAGGGCGCCTTTCCCACGTGGCTTTCGCCGGTTCAGGTTAAGGTTTTAAATTTAACCGAAAGAAATGAAAAATACGCTGAGAAAATATTTAATGATTTAAAAACTGTTGGTATTAGGGTTGAATTAAATAACGATAACGAGACCATTGGTAAAAAAATCCGCGAAGCCGAACTTGAAAAAATTCCCTATATTCTAATAGTCGGCGACAAAGAAGAAAAATCCGACACTGTCGCCGTGCGCGAGCGCGGAAAAGGTAACTTGGGCGCACAAAATTTAGAAAAATTCAAAGAAAAAATTTTATCGGAAATCAAAAAAAGTATTTTATTATAA
- a CDS encoding DNA polymerase III subunit alpha — protein sequence MNQKFTHLHVHSHYSLLDGMAKIDELINRAKELGMDSLALTDHGTLYGAVEFFQKATKAGIKPIIGCEIYVASGDMRDKAPGNHNKRFHLTVLVKNKIGYKNLVQLITKANLDGFYYKPRVDKNLLRQYADGLICLSGCRNSEISQFLTANQIEKAENAALEYQDIFGKNNFFIEIQQHFFADNKNPDIFLKTTELSKKLEIPLAATNDVHYISKEDEDYHDVLLAIGTGNKVSDPNRLSVKGCNLSLKSIEEMTDFFKDNPEAVANTQKIAESVNFEFELGKSQFPYFELPEGVTAEEYLGKLALDGLKTRFGFDLPEQAPKELADRFRFELNVITKTGFASYILIVWDIVNFAKNQEIAVGPGRGSAAGSLISYLIGITKIDPIKYNLLFERFLNPDRVAPPDIDLDFADHRRGEVLEYISKKYGREHVAQVITFGTMTARAAIRDAGRALGFGYGFCDRIAKLIPFNPTQGMKTGWLEKSLENVAELKQAVDTDLQTRQLIQTAKKLEGVARHASTHACSIVITKNPITDYMPTQWATKSSGKKSEEQSLVTQYEMRSVDALGLLRMDILGLRNLTVIEKTLELILKNYGEKLDIYNIPLDDRKVFELLQRADTIGVFQLESNGMRRYLKELKPTELEDIIVMVAAFRPGPMEFIPTYIARKNGKEKVTYLHPGLEPILKSTHGVAIYQEQVLKIANQLAGFTIGEADILRKAVGKKIKKLLDEQSEKFIKGLIGNGINNIVAEKIWHFIEPFARYGFNRSHAACYALLSYQTAYLKVKYPAEFMTSLLNAESFDLDRIAVLINECKKMEIEILPPDINESLEDFTLIKDEKLPPLAGQAKIRFGLSAIKNLSKKAIERVIAEKKSIGAFLNTQNFLERMPQNDLNKKSIEALIKCGAFDAWNERKLLLTNIEELLRYSKDVTRNNNSSQVGLFDSYSILPPLKMIDAEPATKKEKLAWEKEFLGLYISEHPMQEYKELMERKSILIQKVKSNLVGQKITIGGLISGIQKFVTKNGRLMLFTKLEDWANKIEVVVFPDILEKNPEIWAEDKIIMVGGKVSDRNGNISVICEDVQELKI from the coding sequence ATGAATCAAAAATTCACCCATCTCCATGTTCATAGCCACTATAGTTTGCTCGACGGCATGGCTAAAATTGATGAACTGATAAACCGCGCCAAAGAACTGGGAATGGATTCGCTCGCTTTAACCGATCATGGGACGCTTTACGGCGCCGTTGAATTTTTTCAGAAAGCTACAAAAGCGGGTATCAAGCCGATTATCGGCTGTGAAATTTATGTGGCTAGCGGCGATATGAGAGATAAAGCGCCGGGCAACCATAACAAACGATTTCACTTGACGGTTCTTGTAAAAAACAAAATAGGTTATAAAAATTTGGTTCAACTTATAACCAAGGCTAATCTTGATGGTTTCTATTATAAACCGCGGGTTGATAAAAATTTGCTTCGCCAGTATGCCGACGGCCTAATTTGCCTTTCCGGCTGCCGGAACTCGGAAATTTCTCAATTCTTAACGGCGAACCAAATTGAAAAAGCGGAAAACGCTGCCTTAGAATATCAAGATATTTTCGGCAAAAATAATTTTTTTATTGAAATTCAACAGCATTTTTTTGCCGATAATAAAAACCCGGATATCTTTTTAAAAACAACAGAGCTTTCCAAAAAACTGGAAATTCCACTGGCGGCGACAAATGACGTTCATTATATATCAAAAGAAGATGAGGATTATCATGACGTGCTTCTGGCAATTGGTACCGGCAATAAAGTTTCCGACCCTAATCGTCTGTCAGTAAAAGGATGTAATTTGTCCCTGAAATCCATCGAGGAAATGACTGATTTTTTTAAAGATAACCCCGAAGCCGTAGCTAATACTCAAAAAATCGCCGAATCCGTTAATTTTGAATTTGAGCTGGGAAAATCGCAATTTCCTTATTTTGAATTGCCCGAAGGCGTAACAGCCGAGGAATATTTGGGAAAACTGGCGCTTGACGGCCTGAAAACCAGATTTGGTTTTGACTTGCCGGAACAGGCGCCGAAAGAACTGGCGGATCGCTTTCGGTTTGAATTAAATGTCATCACAAAAACAGGATTCGCCTCCTACATTCTGATTGTTTGGGATATTGTCAACTTCGCTAAAAATCAAGAAATTGCCGTAGGGCCGGGCCGGGGTTCTGCTGCCGGCTCGCTGATCTCGTATCTTATCGGCATCACTAAGATTGACCCGATAAAATATAATCTGCTCTTTGAAAGGTTTTTAAATCCTGATCGCGTCGCGCCGCCCGATATAGACCTTGACTTTGCCGACCACAGGCGCGGCGAAGTTTTGGAATATATTTCAAAAAAATACGGCCGTGAACACGTAGCACAGGTCATTACTTTTGGAACAATGACAGCTCGCGCCGCTATACGTGACGCCGGCAGAGCCCTGGGATTTGGTTACGGTTTTTGTGATAGAATCGCAAAATTAATACCCTTTAACCCTACGCAAGGAATGAAAACCGGCTGGCTTGAAAAATCATTAGAAAACGTCGCGGAGCTTAAACAAGCGGTAGATACCGACCTCCAAACCAGACAACTGATCCAGACGGCAAAAAAATTGGAAGGTGTAGCGCGCCATGCATCCACCCATGCTTGTAGCATCGTTATCACCAAAAATCCAATTACTGATTATATGCCAACGCAGTGGGCCACGAAATCATCTGGGAAGAAAAGCGAAGAACAGTCACTGGTAACTCAATATGAAATGCGTTCTGTTGATGCCCTGGGCTTATTAAGAATGGATATCTTAGGGCTGAGAAATCTAACTGTAATTGAAAAAACTCTTGAACTGATTTTAAAAAATTATGGAGAGAAGTTAGATATTTACAATATTCCTTTAGACGACCGAAAGGTCTTCGAATTGCTTCAGCGCGCCGACACGATCGGTGTTTTCCAGCTTGAATCAAATGGCATGCGCCGGTATCTTAAGGAACTAAAGCCGACGGAACTTGAAGATATTATTGTTATGGTCGCGGCTTTCCGTCCCGGCCCGATGGAATTTATTCCAACGTACATAGCAAGAAAAAACGGAAAAGAGAAGGTAACCTATCTGCATCCGGGGCTGGAGCCAATTTTAAAAAGCACGCACGGCGTTGCAATTTATCAGGAGCAAGTTTTAAAAATTGCAAACCAATTGGCAGGTTTTACTATTGGCGAAGCCGATATATTAAGAAAAGCTGTCGGTAAAAAAATTAAAAAGCTTCTTGATGAACAATCGGAAAAATTCATAAAAGGTTTAATCGGTAACGGAATAAATAATATAGTAGCAGAAAAAATTTGGCACTTTATTGAGCCCTTCGCCCGTTACGGCTTTAATCGCTCTCACGCCGCTTGTTACGCCCTGCTCTCCTACCAAACGGCTTATCTTAAAGTAAAATATCCGGCTGAATTTATGACATCGCTTTTAAATGCTGAAAGTTTTGATTTGGACAGAATTGCCGTTTTGATAAATGAATGCAAGAAAATGGAAATTGAAATCCTGCCGCCGGACATTAATGAAAGTTTGGAGGACTTCACGCTGATAAAAGACGAAAAACTCCCGCCACTGGCGGGACAAGCCAAAATTAGATTCGGCCTTTCGGCAATAAAAAACCTCAGCAAAAAAGCCATAGAACGCGTTATTGCGGAAAAAAAATCAATCGGCGCATTTCTTAATACTCAAAATTTTCTTGAAAGAATGCCGCAAAATGATTTAAATAAAAAATCTATAGAAGCTCTTATAAAATGCGGAGCGTTTGACGCTTGGAATGAGCGGAAACTCCTTCTAACCAACATTGAAGAGCTTTTGCGCTATTCAAAGGATGTTACCAGAAATAATAATTCTTCGCAGGTCGGACTTTTTGACTCTTACTCAATTCTTCCACCGCTTAAAATGATTGACGCCGAACCGGCGACAAAAAAAGAAAAATTGGCCTGGGAAAAAGAATTTTTAGGCCTTTACATCTCCGAACATCCTATGCAGGAATATAAAGAATTAATGGAACGGAAATCAATTTTAATCCAAAAAGTTAAATCAAATCTTGTCGGACAAAAAATTACCATCGGCGGCTTAATTTCCGGCATCCAAAAATTTGTAACCAAAAACGGCCGGCTGATGCTCTTTACAAAACTTGAAGATTGGGCTAATAAGATAGAGGTGGTCGTTTTCCCCGATATCCTGGAAAAAAATCCGGAAATCTGGGCTGAAGACAAAATAATTATGGTTGGGGGCAAGGTATCAGACAGAAACGGGAATATTTCTGTTATTTGCGAAGATGTCCAAGAATTAAAAATCTAA
- the cas2 gene encoding CRISPR-associated endonuclease Cas2 encodes MRSLFKRKILFTLAAGVALGLYRSPQQYFKIIGDVPKEWRKMKRSYLRDCIREFHHDKLIDFKESSNGICRIILTEKGKKKVIAFDLDNMAVKKPAFWDKKWRVVTFDVPESKRPARNALRDKLSDLGFYSLQKSVFVYPYNCLDEIEFIAEIFQVRPYVRFFEATKITNESELKLHFENIL; translated from the coding sequence ATGAGAAGTCTTTTCAAAAGAAAAATCTTGTTTACTCTCGCAGCCGGAGTTGCTCTTGGTTTGTATCGTTCGCCGCAGCAATATTTTAAAATTATAGGCGATGTTCCCAAAGAATGGCGAAAAATGAAAAGAAGTTATCTTAGAGATTGCATTCGCGAGTTTCATCACGATAAGTTAATTGATTTTAAAGAAAGTTCTAATGGAATATGTCGGATTATACTAACAGAAAAAGGAAAGAAAAAAGTTATTGCTTTTGATTTAGACAATATGGCAGTTAAGAAACCGGCTTTTTGGGATAAAAAATGGCGAGTAGTTACTTTTGATGTTCCAGAATCCAAAAGGCCGGCTCGAAATGCCTTGCGTGATAAGCTTAGCGACCTTGGTTTTTATTCCTTACAGAAAAGTGTTTTTGTTTATCCGTATAATTGCTTAGACGAGATTGAGTTTATTGCGGAAATTTTTCAAGTTAGACCGTATGTTAGATTTTTTGAGGCCACCAAGATTACGAATGAATCAGAACTCAAATTACATTTTGAAAATATTCTGTGA
- the rpmF gene encoding 50S ribosomal protein L32, whose amino-acid sequence MGGVQPKRHTSGKRNRRRSHLALTKTSLFTCAKCDKVVLPHHICAYCGFYNGKEVIDVLAKLDKKQKKKRLKEEAAAHAAHGKHPSGEKTPELSPEELSKK is encoded by the coding sequence ATGGGTGGAGTTCAACCAAAAAGGCATACAAGCGGCAAAAGGAACCGGAGACGGTCTCATTTGGCTTTGACAAAAACGTCTCTTTTTACTTGCGCCAAATGCGATAAAGTGGTTCTTCCTCACCACATTTGCGCTTATTGCGGTTTCTATAACGGCAAAGAAGTAATTGATGTTTTGGCAAAACTTGATAAAAAACAGAAGAAAAAACGGCTAAAGGAAGAGGCGGCAGCTCACGCGGCACATGGGAAACATCCTTCGGGCGAAAAAACGCCGGAATTGAGTCCCGAAGAGTTATCCAAAAAGTAA
- a CDS encoding IPT/TIG domain-containing protein has protein sequence MSEKIRNIITAVLCLAFAVPAMAQTNSPSITSLQPASGPVGTQVTVMGTGFTSTDNTVKFGVGYIKNIVSNGTTIIFMVPEGLDLCLPSGGPCPGAFPRVSPGNYNISLVNANGTSNAVLFTVTATKEDEAYRKKIEDSANCGTKPGAPGNWICKDGGWKIEQLDVKAKRAELNNKIKDEREAAKKRIETVREEAKKATETRREELKNKIGKLQDEKKKQAATRLNEQMARLNTQWTNHFNNVLDQLSEILLKVELRAGKAETNGKDVVAVKTAIQNAKNAIATARTAVEAQAKKTYIATFSSETDLNAAFKTVREQLRKDLFGLRDGVMKSAREAVKNALQALKGVPKVDEEK, from the coding sequence ATGAGTGAAAAAATTAGAAATATTATTACAGCAGTTTTGTGTCTTGCGTTTGCTGTTCCTGCTATGGCCCAGACTAATTCGCCATCCATAACTTCCTTACAGCCAGCTTCAGGTCCGGTAGGGACACAAGTGACGGTTATGGGGACGGGTTTTACTTCCACCGATAATACCGTGAAATTTGGAGTTGGTTACATTAAAAATATTGTGTCAAACGGCACAACTATTATCTTTATGGTTCCCGAGGGTTTGGATCTTTGTCTACCAAGCGGAGGTCCTTGTCCAGGTGCATTCCCAAGAGTCTCGCCGGGTAATTACAACATATCCTTGGTTAACGCCAATGGCACGAGTAATGCAGTTTTGTTTACAGTCACGGCAACAAAAGAAGATGAGGCTTACCGAAAAAAAATAGAAGATAGTGCCAATTGCGGCACGAAGCCTGGAGCTCCGGGGAATTGGATTTGCAAGGATGGCGGGTGGAAAATCGAACAATTAGACGTAAAAGCCAAAAGGGCTGAATTAAACAATAAAATAAAAGATGAGCGCGAAGCGGCTAAAAAGCGCATTGAAACCGTACGGGAAGAAGCCAAAAAAGCAACTGAAACGCGCCGTGAAGAGTTAAAAAATAAGATCGGTAAATTGCAGGACGAAAAAAAGAAACAAGCCGCCACACGGCTTAACGAACAAATGGCGCGCCTAAATACTCAGTGGACCAACCATTTTAATAATGTGCTCGATCAACTTTCCGAGATTCTTCTTAAAGTGGAATTAAGAGCCGGTAAAGCAGAGACCAATGGCAAAGATGTTGTTGCCGTAAAAACAGCAATCCAAAACGCCAAAAATGCCATCGCTACTGCCCGTACAGCAGTAGAGGCGCAAGCAAAGAAAACCTATATTGCCACATTTAGCTCTGAAACGGATCTCAATGCGGCATTTAAGACTGTAAGAGAACAGCTTCGCAAAGATCTTTTCGGTCTTCGCGACGGCGTAATGAAAAGCGCCCGCGAAGCGGTAAAGAACGCACTTCAGGCGCTAAAGGGCGTTCCAAAAGTGGACGAGGAAAAATAA